One genomic window of Myxococcus xanthus includes the following:
- the nfi gene encoding deoxyribonuclease V (cleaves DNA at apurinic or apyrimidinic sites), protein MCMALQPEVSRWDVTPSEAVELQRRLREQLVLRPPPGLKVERIAGADISTEKGKDTGFGGFVVLDVETLAPVAQSEAVVTLHFPYVPGLLSFRELPTIAAAWERLTVRPDVVIFDGQGTAHPRRMGIACHGGLLFGVPSIGCAKSLLVGTHGPLGEARGSTAPLMHRGEVVGMAVRTRKGVQPVYVSPGHLMDLPTAVEWVLKVSPKYREPETTRHAHRLVNALRRADGEAAELE, encoded by the coding sequence GTGTGCATGGCGCTTCAGCCCGAAGTGAGCAGGTGGGACGTCACGCCTTCGGAGGCGGTGGAGCTGCAGCGCCGGCTGCGTGAGCAGTTGGTGCTCCGGCCGCCCCCTGGGCTGAAGGTGGAGCGCATCGCGGGCGCGGACATCTCCACGGAGAAGGGGAAGGACACCGGCTTTGGTGGGTTCGTCGTCCTGGACGTGGAGACGTTGGCGCCGGTGGCCCAGTCTGAGGCCGTGGTGACGTTGCACTTTCCCTACGTGCCGGGCCTGCTGTCCTTCCGCGAGCTGCCCACCATCGCCGCTGCCTGGGAACGGCTCACGGTGCGCCCCGATGTGGTCATCTTCGATGGACAAGGCACCGCCCATCCCCGGCGCATGGGGATTGCGTGTCACGGAGGGTTGCTGTTCGGCGTGCCATCCATCGGCTGTGCCAAGTCCCTGCTGGTGGGGACGCACGGACCGCTGGGCGAGGCGAGAGGCTCCACCGCGCCCCTCATGCACCGGGGCGAGGTCGTGGGCATGGCGGTGCGCACGCGCAAGGGCGTGCAGCCCGTCTACGTGTCCCCGGGCCACCTGATGGACCTGCCCACGGCGGTGGAGTGGGTGCTCAAGGTGAGCCCGAAGTACCGCGAGCCGGAGACCACGCGGCATGCGCACCGGCTGGTCAACGCACTCCGTCGCGCGGACGGAGAGGCCGCCGAACTGGAGTAG